The Collinsella aerofaciens genomic sequence CCATTACCGCGGCACGCTTTCGGGCGAGGATTTTTCGGAGTACCTGCGCCGCGTACCGGGCGTGCTCGCCTTTGTAGGTACGCGCAACCCCAAGATCGGCGCCACGTACGCCCAGCATTCCTGCTTCTACAAGATTGATGAGAGCGTGTTGGCAAAGGGCTCCATGGTGGCCGCCCAGTATGCCATCGACTTTTTGGCCGAGCCCACGCAAGAAGAGCTCGACGGCCCCGCGATTACCGCAGTCGCCGAAACCAATCCCGACTTGGCCGCCAAGCTACGCTCTGCCAAGGCGACGACCGCCGAGGCTCGCGACGCCATCCATGATGCCCGAACGGCTCGCCATGCCGCGATCAAGGGCATCCACGACGCACGCGCTGCTGCACGCCGCGAGGAGAAGCACGACGAGTAATCGATTCGCTGGCATCTCGCAGTCATAGCCACATCGCGATGTCAAAGCGGGGGCGGACGTTTCGACACGTCCGCCCCCGCTCATTTGTCATGCGCTATTTTTAGCCCGTCCCCAAATAGCAGGCGGCGTGGCTACTCGTCCTGAGGCTCCTCGTCGGAGCTTGGCTCGGACGCCGGCTCAGGTGCAGGTGCCGGCTCAGGCGCAGGCTCGGGCTCAGATGCCGTCTCAGGCTCGGGCGCCGGCTCAGGCTCGGGCGCCGGCTCAGGCTCGGTCGCGGGAGCGGGTGCAGGTGCCGACGAAGCATCCGGAGCGCTGTAACCCGAAGCAGCGGACTTCTTCTCGAAGGGCAATGCAAAAGTCAGGACGTCGTCCTTATCCTCATCGGCCCATTCGCTTGCATAGCGTGCGACCCAATAGCCAACGGCACGGTGCTTGAGCATCTTGCCAAAGACCGTAAGAAATACGGTGACGAAAGCAACCAGCACCAGGAACAGCACGAGCGTGACGCCACCGCCGGTAACAATTGCCTCAATACCCGTAGGACGATAGTAGTAGCTATACATACCGACAGAGGCAATGGCGCCAAAGACGACCGTCAAGATCCATGTGACAACATTGGCGACCAGGCCCGTCAAAAACTCGGGAAGGAACGAAGCGCAGAACAGCTTGGTCTTGTTGTGCTTAAAGGCCGCCCAGACCTTATCGAGCGAAAACGCGCTCTCGACGCGACCGGTCACCGCAAAGTGCATCACGGCGATGTCGGCGAACATCTTAAAGAAGACACCCAGAATCGCCGAGGCAATCAGCGCCAGGACAAGCAGGCCGAGCGAACCGAACAGCGCAGCCTCGAGCGCATAGGAGCCATAGTAGGAGTACGAGCCTGCGGCACCAAGCGCCACGCCCTCCACAAGCGAAAGCACTACACCGATAACGGGAATGGCAGCGATAACCTCGAGCACGACCGAAATAACGCTCGAAAAGACTCCGAGACCAAACGACGTGGAACGCATCAGCGGACGATCCATGCCGTCATCGATCTTAAGCGACAGATCGCGACCCCACTCGATGCCAAAGCCGGAACCGCACACGCTCGCAATGCAAGCTGCCAAAAAGCCGATGGCAGCCGCAATGCCGCCAATAACGGGAATAAACAACACGAGCACCGACACAACGCAAATCAGCGCCGGCAAAAACGCGATTTGGCATACACGCTGAAGCACGCCCGGGGTCTTGGTCATATCCTGGAACGCCTGAACCACACAGCCCTTTGGCGCATTCGCCACGGGCGGTTGCGGAACAAACTGCTGGGGCTGAGGCTGTCCCTGGGGAGCGGGGCCAGCGGCACCGGCATTAGGAGCACCACACACGCCGCAGAACTTGTCGTTATCGCCCATAGGGGCGCCACACTGCGAGCAGAACATCGAAATCATCCCTTCGTATCTTGAGCGAATCACCTGGATCGCAAACGATGTCTTTGGCATCATTATCACCCAATGTGAGTTCAAATACTCAAAGATGACCGATTTGCAAGGTACACGGCGCCAGCAGGCGGTTCGTTGAATACGTCCGCGTTAGTTCGTACCGCGAAAACCCTTGCCGACAATCTCGGAGCTGTCGACGATCGTGATAAAGGCACCCGGATCGACTTCGCGCGCATAGCGGCGTAGTTGCACGGCCTCGCGACGGCTCAGCACGCTCATGATCACCGTCACGCACTTGCCCGAGAAGGCACCGTAGCCGCGACTGATGGTCGCTGTGCGGTTGAGATGCTTGACGATAAACTCCTCGACCTTAAGGGGCTCGGAACAAATGACCGTGCAGACTTTGCGCAGATGAATGCTCTCGATGGCTTTGTCGACCACAAGCGTCTTGGCAAACAGGCCGAGCACGCAATACAGACCGACACGCGGGCCATACAAGAAGGCCGCGATGGTCACGATGCCGATATCGACCAGGAGCAGGGCGCGGCCAATCTCGAGCGTGGTGCGGCGCTTGAGGATCATGGCAAGAATGTCCGTGCCGCCCGTCGAGGCGCCAATATCAAAGACAATGGCGCTGCCGAGCGCCGGCAGGATCACGGCAAAGCACAGGTCAAGCCACATATCGCCCGTCATCGAGACATCAGTCGGGATAAAGAGTTCAAAAAGCGAAACATAGGCGGACAGCGCAAACGAGGCGAAGACGCTCCACAGGATTGCCTTGCGCTCCAAAAAGATAAAGCCCAAAACGACGAGAACCGCGTTAATAATCCACATAAAGACGCCGACGGGCAGGGTCGGGAACAGCGTGGACAGAATGACCGACACGCCCGAGGTGCCGCCAAAAGCAAAGTGATTAGGGGTTTTAAACGCAACGATGGCGAAGGCCGTAAGAATCAGGCCCATATTGAGCTCGGCAAAAAAGCGCGGAAAGCCCGGCTCCTGGCTGCGCTTTTGACCGGCACGCTCGCCGCGCTCGATATCGGTGCGATCAACCACGCGCTCCATCGGCACCACGGGAGGACGATGCATCTCCTCGGCAGCACGCGATGCCGCCTCTGCCGCGGCGGCCTCAATCGCCCATGCCTTGCTTTCTGTTTCGTGCTCGTCGGGCATTACGGCAACTCCTCGTTAACAATTTGGAAACAATGCGCCCATTAGGGTAACGCGGAACGCGACGATTGCAACCCCTAGTTAGACGAGCGGTATGCCTACATCGGGGGGCATACAAATAACGGCCGGCCACGCTTTTGCTTGCGCGGTCGGCCATTTAACGTTTTCGCAGATAAAACCTGCCAAAACAAACCTGTCCCTTTTTGGAAGGTTACTCGTGCTGGCTGGTGCGGTGCTCGTACTCCTCGGGGGTGATGACGTCCTCGATGCGCAGGTTGACGCCCGCCACCTCAAGGCCGGTCATCGCGGCAAGGCGCTCGGTGACACGCGCCTTGACATCGTCAAAGATCGCGGGCGCATAGGCGCCGTACTCGATAATGACGGAGATGTTGACGACCACGCGATTGTCATCGGTGACCTCGACCGTCACGCCCTTGGTCAGATTCTCGGCACCAAACTGCTCCTGCACAAAATGCATGAGGTTACCCTTCATGCCCAGAACGTGCGGAACCTCACGGGTGGCCATGGCAACGATCTTCTCGATCACGCCGTTGGAATAGGTCAGCGAGTCCTCGGACTCGTCCGTTTCCTCATCATCCTCGTCCGCATCATCGGCGGGCTCGGCCTCGACGAGCGCCTCGTCCTCGAGCGTTACGTCCTCGGCCTCGGCGGTGACGGTCTCGTCTGCCTCGAGCTCGGTATCGGCCACATCGACCTTCGTATTAAAAGCCATGGTTCCTCCTTATGCCTGCCGCAGATGCGACAGTCGAATACATATTAGCGGCCGCTAAACAGACGGCCGAAGAAGTTGACGATCCCGTTTTCGCCGTCGCGAATTTGGCCGATCACAGCGCCGATCAGCACGAAGAATGCGATGACGAGCGTGTCCCACAGGCCGAGTGTGAGCACCAACACGGCGAGGATAAAGCCAGCGACGGCACCGAGCGTGGTGTTGGGATGACGCACAGCATAGCTCCAGATGGCAGCGCCCGTACCCTTGATGAGACCCATAGCCTCGTCAAAATCCACGGCTGCCGCGTCTTGTAACTCGGTTGCCTCTGCTTTGGAATCAAAAGGTTCGCTCGCCGGTGTGGCGCTCTGGTCAATCGTCAGGCGCGGCGTACGAGCGGTCTTATCTTGATTGGTATCACTCACCGGAAACCTCCACGGTCTGGACGGTAGTCTTGGACGGCAAAAAACGGACGCGCGTGGTCGTACCCGGCGTGCCGAGCATGGTGTCGCAAGCTTCCTCGATGCGCTGCTGCATCGCGGTAGCCAGAGATGCCACGTCCTTATCGTCAAGCGCGATAGCCTCGACCTTAAAACGGACGTGCGAATCGTCGGAACCTTGGACGCGGGCCTCGACATGCTCGATCATCACGCGATCGTCGCGCTCGGCAGCAGCCCTGGCGCACGAAGAAAGCGCCGCGAGCGTAACCTCGATATTGCGCTCCCCCGCCGGATGCACGCAGGACGGCTCGCGACGAGCAAACATCAGGCGGAAGAAGCTTACCAGCACGCCAATCGCCACAACTCCGCCGCATGCCGTCACGACAATGCGCGGCATGGGGTCGCGCATCAGCAGCATAAAGCGATACGTATACGGCCCCCAAAACTGGCAGACAAGCGTACCCAGCGCCACGATGGCGGCGGCAAGATACACGATCGCTAGGGCTCGTTTGAGTACGCGCACGTGGCGCTCCCTTCAAATCTCGGCTCTCGAAATGCAAAACGGTTCGCATCATTATAAAAGAGCCGGGTCCGGTGCTCTACGCACGCGGATCCGGCTCATCTATTCCACGAGGCTTGCATGCTCGCTTCATTATGCCCAGATATGCACGGCTTAACCCGTGCGGGCGCTACTCCTCCTCGAGGGCAGCGATGACCTCGTCGGTCATGTCCATGGTGCTGTAAACATCCTGGACGTCGTCGAGCTCCTCAAGACGGTCGATGAGGCGCTGAACCTTCTTGGCGTCGGCGCCGGAGACCTCGGTCGGGGTGGTCGGGACCATGGTGGTCTCGGAGCCCTTGACCTGGACGCCCTGCTCCTCGAGCGCCTTGGAGACAGCCATGACCTCGTTGGCAGTAGTCCAGACGATCCACTCCTCGCCGGCGTCCTCGTAGTCCTCGCCACCGGCCTCGGCGATCGCCATCATAAACTCATCCTCGTCGCCGGCAGCACCGTTGGCGATCATGGTCTCCTTCTTGGCGTTCTCGTCCAGGATCTCCTTGGCGACGACAATCTGGCCCTTGCGCTCAAACTGGAAGGCGACGGAGCCGGAGGTGCCCAGGTTGCCACCAGCGTGGGAGAAGGCGGAACGGACATCAGCGGCGGTACGGTTGCGGTTGTCGGTCAGGCAGTCGACGTAGACGGCGACACCGGCGGGACCGTAGCCCTCGTACACGATGTTCTCGTAGACGGCGGCGTCAGCGCCCGAGCCAAAAGCCTTATCGATAGCGGACTTGATCTTGTCCTTAGGCATGGACTGAGCCTTGGCCTTGGCAACGGCAGCGGCGAGGCTGGCGTTGTTCTCGGGCAGCGGGTCGCCGCCGAGACGGGCAGCAACGGTGATGTTGCGGCTCAGCTTGGAGAAGAGGGCGGAACGCTTGGCGTCCTGCGCGCCCTTACGATGCTTGGTTGTGGCCCACTTAGAGTGTCCGGACATACGTGTCTCCTATCGGTTTCGACCTAAAGCCCAGCGCAGATGCTCGGGCAATATAAACAAACGTCGTTATGATATACCTACTGGCCTGCGAGATAAACCCCAAAATGAAGGCGTCGTGATGATGACCCCTTTGGTGCAAAGAAACCTGACCCCCAATGCACCAAGTTAGGACCAGAGGAAGTCGCTGCGGGTGACGGTGGCGCCGATGGCGAAGGGCATGCAGGCGATGACCGGATACAGGTAGCGCATGTAGGTCGAGCCGTTGCACGGGCCAATCAGGCACACGGCAAGCACGCCCAGCAGCGGCACCCAAATGGCCAGCCCGCGCCACGAATGACGACGTAGCAGATAGACCACCACGGCGATCATGATCCACACATAGGTGGCCGAGCTCATGGTGAGCGAGATAAACGGGATGCGTTGTACTGCCACGCGATACAGGTTGATCAGGTGGTCGCACCAGCGCACAACCTTGCTATCGACCGGATGGAAGTCGAAGTACTTGAGGTTATCGGGCTTCGCCATGATCTCGGCACTGCGCGCCGTGCTGTAGACCCATGCGTCGCGAGCGCTCGGATAAAAATACCCATAGTAGTTATTGATGAGCGCCGAGATATAGCACCCGGGGTCCTTTTTGAACATCTGGGCCCACACCTCAAAATAGGCCTTGATGTCCTCCTGCGAGGCGTACTCGTTAAAGCAATTCTTGACGGCATCGGACTTGTCGGGGTTGTAGCGGCGGCCCAGGTTCTCGTACTTGAGTACACGATCGATCACGGCACGCTCTTCGTCGGTCACCGAACCGTCGCAAGGAGCTTCCACGATGGTGCCGTCCTCCTTAACCGTAGGGTTGACGCCCGAGTTAAGGCCGTCGTGCTTTTGGACGAAACGAGCCGTCTGTTGGAACGGAATCGAAAGGATTTCGCGCTTGGAACCAGGCGTGATGTCGTGCGCTGGCATAAAGACCTTGGTGAAGTACATATTAGAGGCAAGGCAGAGTGCAAGCACCGCAAGAACTCCCACCCAGCGGAAACGCGGGATGCCGCCCGAAGGCGCAGCACCAGCCTGCTTGGCTGCACGATGAGCCGCATGCGCGTCCCATGCGCAAAACGCCGCCGCGATTACGCATGCCGCCAGGGGAAACACCAGGCCGCCGTTGCGCAGAAACGTGGAACCCATGGCGCCCAGAGTGAGCAGCAGCCAGTCATGTCGCGCAAAGAGCACGGGGGCTTTCTCGCCCGCTCGCTCGACATTGGCATCACGACGGGGCAAGCCACATGCCACGAGCTTGACGGTCTGTACCAGCAGCACCAAGAACGCGTCGGCAAAGAGCACGTCTTTGGTGAGCAACGCCGCGTAGTTAGAGAACATCGGCATAAACGCAAAGAACAGCAGGATCGCACCGCGAACCGGCAGGCTCACGCCCAGTTTGCGCAGCGACGAAATGGAATAGGCCATGCAGGCGGCCGTAATGACGAACTGAGCACAGGTGTAGATGGCAAGACCTGCGTTGGCGCTGTTGAACAGTGAAAGCCCCAGCTGGACGCACGAACCGATGATAGCCGTGTGCACCACGGGGTGATGTCCGTTGAGCAACACATTGGGATTGAGCAGACGCAGGTAGTCACTCGTGCCGTTGGGGTAGTTGAACCACTGGCGAATCTGCGCACCCGTATCTCCCATAAAAAAGCCGGGCAGCGAAGCGATAAGCGTGGGCGCCCAGGCGATCATAAGCACCAGGAAGGGGCCGGCAAAGGGATGGACCGAGAGCACGGCGTGAGTCACACGCCATACGCGGCCAAAGTGCGCTTCGGAAAACGGAATGCGCCGAGAGCTCAGCCAATCCAGGCACTCAAAAGCCAAATAGAAGGCCACGATCGCTAAGAGCATCCAGCCCGCGCCGCCAATCCAGGCGCAGACGATGCGGGCTTTGTCGCCAAGGACAATCTCGGCCGAGTCGGTGAGGTCGTAGCTGCGGCCGAACACCATGCAGATGGCGAAGAACAGCGACGGCAGAATGATCGATGGACGCCAGGTGTCGCCACGGCCAAAGAACACGTAGCGAAACGGCAAGGTGAGCAGGCAGGCAAGTGCAAGCAGCATGACCGCGTCGGTATGGCCGGCAAACGAAAGGAGCACCTCGTAGCACACGTACAGCATGCCCGAGGCTTTGGGGTCAATCGCCAAGACTGCGTTGCTCGACACCGGGGCGGGATCGATGGAAAACGCCGTGGTCGCCAACAGCGCGAGCAAAAATGCGATGAGCGTCTGCTTGGCGGGGTAGCGCTTAAACCAGACGATGCGGGCAGCGTCGCGCGCAGCCGTTGTGGAGAGGTCGGAATCCTTCACAGTCCGAAAGCCTTTCTAGAAACCTATCAAACTCGGCAAGACCACCACAAAGGTGCCTGTCCCCTTTGTGGTAGTTAGGCGTCGAGGTAGATGCGCTGGGGCCGGTTGCGGCGACGAGCAAAGATGATGAGCGCCAGGCCCGCGATTACGAGCGGCAGGCTCAGCAACTGGCCCATGGTGATAACGCCACCCAGCAGATAGCCCAGCTGCGCATCGGGCACGCGCACAAACTCAATGAGGAAGCGGACGATGCCGTAACCCATCACAAACACGCCCATAAACGTGCCTTGGGGCAGTAGCGGCTTTTTGCGGCTGAGCACCTGCAGAATGCAAAAGAGCACGATGCCCTCAAGAAATGCCTCGTAGAGCTGGGAGGGGTGACGCGGCATATCGCCCGCGGTGCCACCGAAGACCACGCCCCAGGGCAGATCGGTCGGCTTGCCCCACAGCTCACCATTGACAAAGTTGGCACAACGGCCCAGGCACAAGGCCAGCGGCGCGCCTATGACGGCAAGGTCTGCCAAAGTCCATGCATCGAGCTTATATATGCGGCACACAATGATGCCGCCGATAATGCCGCCCACCAAACCGCCATGGAAGCTCATGCCGCCCTCGTTGGTGGCAAAGATCTCGAGCGGGTGCGCCCAGTAGTAGCCATCGCCATAAAAGACGACGTAGAACAGGCGCGCACCGATAATGAGGCCAAAGACCACGCCGACCACGACACTCGTCAGGTCGTCAATCGTGATGTTAAAACCCCAGCGACGCTGCGTGCGGTACATGACGACCGCCGCGAGCAGGGCGCCGACCACGTAGGCCAGGCCGTACCAGTAGATGGTGATGGGGCCCGCCGAGATCGCGACAGGATCAAGCATATGGTAGAAGTCGTTGAGCATGTCGACCCTCCTACTCCCTACATACAAATGCGGCCGCGGGCCTTGCGCTCGCAGCCGCATATTTGGGCGTAACGTCTATGCGGAGTATGCCGTCCGCAGCTTTCGCATCTTAGAACGGCGCGTACTCGTCGTACAGGTCCTCGGCCTCGCCGGAAGCATTGACCTGCTCAACGCGGGTAACGCCGGGCACATGCTCCTTGAGGATACGCTCAATGCCCATGGACAGGGTCAGCGAGCTCATGGGGCAGCCGGCGCAAGCGCCCTGCAGCTCCAGTTTGACGACACCCTCGTCGTCGACGCCCACATACTCCATATCGCCGCCGTCGGCCTGCAGGTTGGGGCGAATCTCTTCAAGAACCTTCTTAAGCAGCTCTTCGTTAACAGCCACAGGGGCTCCTTTCTCACAATAACGCGGGCACGCCCGCGGACAGAAGCTATGTTACTACAGCCATGTACCCGCTCACGAGCCGTCCATGCGCGCAGACGCGACTTTCACGAGTAGTCAATTTGGGACGGGGCTCTTTTGGCTGTTTTGCCGCCAGCTGGCGTTGGCACGCACTACTGCTGAGCTTGTCCCCCGGTACCAATCTGAACATCGACGATGACCTGGCGGTAGCTGATGCCGCAGGAGTCGAGAATGCGGCGGCTGATACGGCCATCATCGGTGTCGGCGTACTTGTTGTCCAGGTAGACAACCTCGCCCACGCCCACCTGCGCCAAAATCTTGGCGCAGTCGTGGCACGGAAACAGCGTAACGTAAACCGTGGAACCCTCGAGGTCCTTGAGCGAGCCACGGTAGTTGAGCACGGCGTTGGCCTCGGCATGGACCACGTAGTTGTGCTTGTCCTGCAGCGGGTCGTCGCTCGTACCCCACGGGAAAAAGTCGTCGTTGAGCGCCGAGGGTGTACCGTTGTAGCCTACCGAAAGGATGCGGTGGTTGGTGCTGGCGATGCACGCGCCCACCTGCGTGTTGGGGTCCTTGCTGCGACGCTGCGCGGCAATGGCCACGCTCATAAAGAACTCGTCCCAGCTAATGACGTCGCGGCGCTTGCCCGACGCAGTTTGATGAAGATCGTCCGACATGGCAGACACCTCCGTAATCGCAATAGTTTGACCCATTGTAGCAGGTGAAAGGTGGAGGCGTTTGTCCCACCGGCGCCCTCACTTTTACACGCGGCGGGGCTTTTGGTTGATGTGGTAGAGCTCGGCGAGACCCCGCAGCGTCAGCGCGTCGTCGACCGTCAGGCTATGGCCGACAAGGGCCGCAAGCGCCTCGGCATCGTCGCCGGTAATGACGATGGGCACATCGCCCTCCCCCGCGGCCTTGGTCGCGCGCATCTCGGCAAGCACCATGTCGAGCATGCCGTCGATGCGGGCAACCTCGCCCAAGACCACGCCCGAGCGCATCGCCTCGCGCGTGTTGCGGCCAATCACATGCGTGGGAGCCGAGGGCTCGACCTGCGGCAGGCGCGCCGCAGCGGCCGAAAGCGAGCGGGCGCCAAGTGCCAGACCCGGCGCGATGACACCGCCGACAAAGGTACCGTGCGCGTCGATGACCTCGATATTGGTCGTGGTGCCCAGGTCGATCACAATGCACGGCGAGCCGTAGACGGCGCGTGCCGCCACAGCATCGGCGATGCGGTCGGGGCCGATCTCGGCCGGATCGTCGTAGTGCACGGGCATGCCGGTCTTAAGTCCCGGCCCCACGGTGAGCACGCGCCCCGTGCAGGTGCGGGAAAGCGCCGCTTTCCACGGGCGCTCGAGCGCCGGCACCACGCAGCTCAGCACAGCAGCCGCGGGCACAAGCGCACCCGGCATGCCTGCGTCGGCCGCCAGTGCGGCCATGACCTGCACGAGACGCATGCGCGCCTCGTCTGCTGTGATGCTCGACGGCGTGGTGATCTCGCACGTCGCAAGCGGGCATTCCTGCGCCGCGGCTGAATCCTCGGCAAACAGGCCAAAGCGAATGAACGTGTTGCCCACGTCGACCGTCAATATATATGCGCAGCCATTAAGCATCGTTGGCGCTCCTTTCGTCTGTCCAGCAGTATATCCCGATGATTATTCTGGGACGGGGATTTAAAAATCATTGCGTACCTAATGATTTTTAAATCCCCGTCCCAGAATAATCATCCGGCAAACAGGGGCAGCTAAAAAAGCCCCGTCCCAAATGAGCTGCCGTGCGGCTATACTGGTGCGCGGTCGTTTGCGAGCTCACGCGGCGGCCCTTGGTAACCCGACTTCCCGCGCCGTATCCGTAGCGGCGCTCCCGGGGGAAGCGGATATACGCAAAGGAGTTCTATATGAGCAATCCCTCGAACCGCACCTCGATGCGCGGTCAACTCACACTGCGCGGCGTCGTCATCGGCGTCCTTGGCTGCGTGATCATCACGGCAAGCTCGGCCTACACGGCCCTCAAGATGGGCGCACTCCCCTGGCCGATCATTTTCGCTGCCGTCATTTCGCTGTTCTTCCTGAAGCTCATGGGCAACGCCAGCCTCAACGAGGCCAACGTCACCCACACCATCATGTCCGCGGGCGCCATGGTCGCCGGCGGCCTGGCGTTTACCATCCCGGGCGCCTGGATGCTGGGCTATGCCGACCAGATCAGCTGGCTCGACATGTTTATCGTGGCGCTCGCCGGCACCATCTTGGGCCTTCTGGCGACAGCGCTCATCCACCGTCACTTTATCGTGGACGCCGCGCTGGAGTTCCCCACCGGCAACGCCGCAGCTCAGACCCTGCGCGCCACCGAGGCCGGCGGCAAGACCGGCAAGCAGCTCTTTGGCTCCATGGCCATCGCAGGCATCTACAGCGTGCTTCGCGACGCTCTGGGCGTGGTGCCCAGCATGCTGTGCACGCTCAATATCCCCGGCGTGACCTTTGCCATCTATAACTCGCCCATGTTGCTGTCCATCGGCTTTTTGGTGGGCTTCGCCCCCGTCGCGTTCTGGTTTGCCGGCGCGCTGCTGGGCAACTTTGGCATCATCGTCGGCGGCACCGCTGCCGGTCTGTTCGATGTTGTGACCGCGCAGGGCATCGTCAAGTCCCTCGGCATGGGCCTTATGATGGGCTTTGGCGTCGCCGTCGTCCTTAAGGACATCCTGCCGCAGGTCACCGGCATCGTCCGCGGCCTCGCCGCCGACAGCTCCACCGACACCAACGAGCAGTCGCTCATCTCGGGCTCCCTTAAGCTCGATGCCGGCATCATCGGCCTGGGCACCGCAGCCATCGCCGTGATCGTTGCCATCGCGCTCGACCTTGGTCCCGTCCCGGCCGTCATCGTCACGCTGTTCACCTTTGTCACCACCATCATGAGCGCGCAGAGCTGCGGCCAGACGGGTATCGACCCCATGGAGATCTTTGGCCTCATCGTCATGCTCATCGTGGCTGCCTTCGCACAGATCGCTCAGGTCAAGCTGTTCTTTATCGCCGGCATCGTAGCCGTGGCGTGCGGCCTTGCGGGCGACGTCATGAACGACTTTAAGGCCGGCGCCGTGCTGGGCACCAACCCGCGTGCGCAGTGGATCGGCCAAGCCATTGGCGGCATCGTGGGTGCCCTGGTCGCTGCCGCTGTCATGGTCGCGCTCGTCACCGCCTATGGTCCGGACGCCTTCGGCCCCGACAAGAGCTTTGTGGCCGCGCAGGCAAGCGTGGTCGCCACCATGGTCTCGGGCATCCCGAGCGTGCCGTGGTTCGCAGGTGGCTTTATCGCCGGCATCGTCATGTACTGGCTTGGCATTCCGGCCATGATGATCGGCCTGGGCGTGTACCTGCCGTTCTACATGTCACTCACGGCATTCCTGGGCTCCTGCGTCAAGCTCGCCTACGACAAGTGGTCCGCCCACCGCGACGCCGAGGCCGGTCTTTCGGACGAGGAGAAGGCCGCCAAGGACGCCGCCTTCCAAGAGCAGGGCCTGGTTGTCGCCAGCGGCCTGCTCGGCGGCGAGTCCATCGTCGGCGTTATCCTGGCGTTTGTCTCCGTGGGCTTGAGCCTGCTGGGCTAAGTCGAGCAGCTGCTCGACAGCAACCATATTG encodes the following:
- a CDS encoding zinc-ribbon domain-containing protein: MMPKTSFAIQVIRSRYEGMISMFCSQCGAPMGDNDKFCGVCGAPNAGAAGPAPQGQPQPQQFVPQPPVANAPKGCVVQAFQDMTKTPGVLQRVCQIAFLPALICVVSVLVLFIPVIGGIAAAIGFLAACIASVCGSGFGIEWGRDLSLKIDDGMDRPLMRSTSFGLGVFSSVISVVLEVIAAIPVIGVVLSLVEGVALGAAGSYSYYGSYALEAALFGSLGLLVLALIASAILGVFFKMFADIAVMHFAVTGRVESAFSLDKVWAAFKHNKTKLFCASFLPEFLTGLVANVVTWILTVVFGAIASVGMYSYYYRPTGIEAIVTGGGVTLVLFLVLVAFVTVFLTVFGKMLKHRAVGYWVARYASEWADEDKDDVLTFALPFEKKSAASGYSAPDASSAPAPAPATEPEPAPEPEPAPEPETASEPEPAPEPAPAPEPASEPSSDEEPQDE
- a CDS encoding YitT family protein; the protein is MPDEHETESKAWAIEAAAAEAASRAAEEMHRPPVVPMERVVDRTDIERGERAGQKRSQEPGFPRFFAELNMGLILTAFAIVAFKTPNHFAFGGTSGVSVILSTLFPTLPVGVFMWIINAVLVVLGFIFLERKAILWSVFASFALSAYVSLFELFIPTDVSMTGDMWLDLCFAVILPALGSAIVFDIGASTGGTDILAMILKRRTTLEIGRALLLVDIGIVTIAAFLYGPRVGLYCVLGLFAKTLVVDKAIESIHLRKVCTVICSEPLKVEEFIVKHLNRTATISRGYGAFSGKCVTVIMSVLSRREAVQLRRYAREVDPGAFITIVDSSEIVGKGFRGTN
- a CDS encoding Asp23/Gls24 family envelope stress response protein — encoded protein: MAFNTKVDVADTELEADETVTAEAEDVTLEDEALVEAEPADDADEDDEETDESEDSLTYSNGVIEKIVAMATREVPHVLGMKGNLMHFVQEQFGAENLTKGVTVEVTDDNRVVVNISVIIEYGAYAPAIFDDVKARVTERLAAMTGLEVAGVNLRIEDVITPEEYEHRTSQHE
- a CDS encoding DUF2273 domain-containing protein; protein product: MSDTNQDKTARTPRLTIDQSATPASEPFDSKAEATELQDAAAVDFDEAMGLIKGTGAAIWSYAVRHPNTTLGAVAGFILAVLVLTLGLWDTLVIAFFVLIGAVIGQIRDGENGIVNFFGRLFSGR
- a CDS encoding YebC/PmpR family DNA-binding transcriptional regulator, producing MSGHSKWATTKHRKGAQDAKRSALFSKLSRNITVAARLGGDPLPENNASLAAAVAKAKAQSMPKDKIKSAIDKAFGSGADAAVYENIVYEGYGPAGVAVYVDCLTDNRNRTAADVRSAFSHAGGNLGTSGSVAFQFERKGQIVVAKEILDENAKKETMIANGAAGDEDEFMMAIAEAGGEDYEDAGEEWIVWTTANEVMAVSKALEEQGVQVKGSETTMVPTTPTEVSGADAKKVQRLIDRLEELDDVQDVYSTMDMTDEVIAALEEE
- a CDS encoding DUF6020 family protein, with product MKDSDLSTTAARDAARIVWFKRYPAKQTLIAFLLALLATTAFSIDPAPVSSNAVLAIDPKASGMLYVCYEVLLSFAGHTDAVMLLALACLLTLPFRYVFFGRGDTWRPSIILPSLFFAICMVFGRSYDLTDSAEIVLGDKARIVCAWIGGAGWMLLAIVAFYLAFECLDWLSSRRIPFSEAHFGRVWRVTHAVLSVHPFAGPFLVLMIAWAPTLIASLPGFFMGDTGAQIRQWFNYPNGTSDYLRLLNPNVLLNGHHPVVHTAIIGSCVQLGLSLFNSANAGLAIYTCAQFVITAACMAYSISSLRKLGVSLPVRGAILLFFAFMPMFSNYAALLTKDVLFADAFLVLLVQTVKLVACGLPRRDANVERAGEKAPVLFARHDWLLLTLGAMGSTFLRNGGLVFPLAACVIAAAFCAWDAHAAHRAAKQAGAAPSGGIPRFRWVGVLAVLALCLASNMYFTKVFMPAHDITPGSKREILSIPFQQTARFVQKHDGLNSGVNPTVKEDGTIVEAPCDGSVTDEERAVIDRVLKYENLGRRYNPDKSDAVKNCFNEYASQEDIKAYFEVWAQMFKKDPGCYISALINNYYGYFYPSARDAWVYSTARSAEIMAKPDNLKYFDFHPVDSKVVRWCDHLINLYRVAVQRIPFISLTMSSATYVWIMIAVVVYLLRRHSWRGLAIWVPLLGVLAVCLIGPCNGSTYMRYLYPVIACMPFAIGATVTRSDFLWS
- the lgt gene encoding prolipoprotein diacylglyceryl transferase, coding for MLNDFYHMLDPVAISAGPITIYWYGLAYVVGALLAAVVMYRTQRRWGFNITIDDLTSVVVGVVFGLIIGARLFYVVFYGDGYYWAHPLEIFATNEGGMSFHGGLVGGIIGGIIVCRIYKLDAWTLADLAVIGAPLALCLGRCANFVNGELWGKPTDLPWGVVFGGTAGDMPRHPSQLYEAFLEGIVLFCILQVLSRKKPLLPQGTFMGVFVMGYGIVRFLIEFVRVPDAQLGYLLGGVITMGQLLSLPLVIAGLALIIFARRRNRPQRIYLDA
- a CDS encoding NifU family protein, giving the protein MAVNEELLKKVLEEIRPNLQADGGDMEYVGVDDEGVVKLELQGACAGCPMSSLTLSMGIERILKEHVPGVTRVEQVNASGEAEDLYDEYAPF
- a CDS encoding dCMP deaminase family protein, whose translation is MSDDLHQTASGKRRDVISWDEFFMSVAIAAQRRSKDPNTQVGACIASTNHRILSVGYNGTPSALNDDFFPWGTSDDPLQDKHNYVVHAEANAVLNYRGSLKDLEGSTVYVTLFPCHDCAKILAQVGVGEVVYLDNKYADTDDGRISRRILDSCGISYRQVIVDVQIGTGGQAQQ